In [Leptolyngbya] sp. PCC 7376, a genomic segment contains:
- a CDS encoding filamentous hemagglutinin N-terminal domain-containing protein has product MKFVKYHTALFSLAIACDLMTCPKISFAQSIISTAEVQGQTVRIIQGGLQLERTILHQFPEFNIDQDEAIYFSPSPLIEQIITQITGNQSSAIAGKLGVIGNANLWLINPNGVVFTESAQLDIAGSFIVTTNPEALLTSQRLFLEKTGYADLLSIQPNAYFSPKIVNQGNLTIGQDLFFVAANIELLNSLATGGDIQLIASNSLNILDTLDKPLQLISQRNIIFESPQIQISTLNHSDSYFFAKENIELISENPIIADTKFYAEGSLFADSLLSPNDPILTVQGNVSFDQYTGASLHILAGGSITANSIIVNGADGIAGIDQDVMLSDGRPLQIRGKSSPTIDLRAGTTDFSFSPELGGSFPTLSETSGDRADINVKNIEVTANDGLIYLSNQYQSNNLIGDINVQKIISNPVIGNSARIILDSRNNIDVNQGQISTIVQSGQSGDIDLIANGDIAITSSLVDSKTAKNTMNVTAGNINIFAAQNIQVVSSQIESEVENNTVNSAAGDIRLVGLGTVDIRGSQVKSDVDPSSSGQTGNISIEADTLMVQQGSEISASTFGVGDSGLINILATDEIVIDGARTLVASRVGTNATGKSLGLRIQAPNVTVQSQAEVTTRTDGFGKAGGLRIDTQNLDIAGNARITSSSSSDQPAGNILLNTETTRIQDGGAISVSATGQANAGTFSLTGRSLEIRDGAIAATSTSGEGGNLRFDLSEYLLLGGNSEISTTAGQQGTAGNGGNIQLRTPFLLALPKGSNRITANAFTGNGGNVEIVTKGIFNPDFVTISASSQFGLSGTVNISDLEVDEVQSLEALQSELLDASDQISTACDTLDKNRFIAAGRGGLPPTPFHGAIDDSVWSDWRKEPLPQATEWRRSPSGEITLTACR; this is encoded by the coding sequence ATGAAATTCGTTAAATACCATACAGCTCTTTTCAGTTTGGCGATCGCCTGCGACCTGATGACATGCCCAAAAATAAGTTTTGCTCAAAGCATTATCTCGACAGCTGAAGTCCAAGGGCAAACTGTGCGCATTATTCAAGGAGGATTGCAGCTAGAACGTACAATCCTGCATCAATTTCCAGAATTTAATATCGATCAAGACGAAGCTATTTATTTTTCGCCATCGCCATTAATCGAACAAATCATCACGCAAATTACTGGTAATCAAAGCTCGGCGATCGCCGGAAAACTTGGAGTAATTGGCAATGCTAATTTGTGGTTGATCAACCCAAATGGAGTAGTTTTTACTGAATCTGCACAGCTCGATATTGCAGGGTCATTCATCGTTACGACTAATCCTGAAGCTTTGCTCACATCTCAACGCCTATTCCTTGAGAAAACAGGCTATGCAGACTTGCTAAGTATTCAGCCGAATGCTTATTTTTCTCCGAAAATCGTCAATCAAGGCAATTTAACTATTGGCCAAGATTTGTTTTTTGTTGCAGCCAATATTGAATTACTCAATTCCTTGGCAACTGGTGGAGATATTCAATTAATTGCAAGTAACTCCTTAAACATTCTAGATACTTTAGACAAACCGCTGCAGCTCATTTCACAGAGGAATATAATATTTGAATCACCACAAATTCAGATTTCAACATTAAATCATTCAGATAGCTATTTTTTTGCAAAAGAAAATATTGAATTAATCTCAGAAAATCCAATTATTGCAGATACAAAATTTTATGCTGAGGGAAGTCTTTTTGCCGATAGTTTATTGAGTCCCAACGATCCGATATTAACCGTCCAAGGAAATGTCTCTTTCGACCAATATACTGGAGCCTCATTACATATTTTGGCTGGTGGTTCGATTACTGCCAATTCAATTATTGTGAATGGTGCTGACGGCATTGCTGGTATTGATCAAGATGTGATGTTATCCGATGGTCGTCCTCTCCAAATTCGTGGAAAATCTTCTCCTACAATTGATTTACGAGCAGGTACAACAGATTTTAGCTTTAGCCCAGAGCTTGGAGGTTCGTTCCCTACTTTGTCGGAAACTTCAGGCGATCGCGCTGATATTAATGTCAAAAATATAGAAGTCACTGCCAATGATGGTTTGATTTATCTCTCGAATCAATATCAATCTAATAATCTAATTGGCGATATTAATGTACAAAAAATCATCTCAAATCCAGTTATAGGAAATAGCGCCAGAATCATTTTAGATAGCCGCAATAACATTGATGTAAATCAAGGTCAAATTTCAACGATTGTGCAGAGTGGGCAGTCTGGAGATATTGATCTTATTGCGAATGGAGATATTGCAATTACTTCATCATTAGTTGATAGTAAAACTGCTAAAAATACAATGAATGTTACGGCTGGAAATATCAATATTTTTGCGGCTCAAAATATTCAGGTTGTTAGCAGTCAAATCGAAAGTGAGGTTGAAAATAATACGGTTAATAGTGCTGCTGGAGATATTCGTTTAGTGGGATTGGGAACTGTTGATATTCGTGGGAGCCAAGTTAAAAGTGACGTGGATCCATCCTCTTCTGGTCAAACGGGAAATATTTCGATTGAAGCAGACACTTTAATGGTTCAGCAAGGTAGCGAGATCTCGGCAAGTACTTTTGGGGTAGGGGATTCCGGCTTAATCAATATCTTGGCAACAGACGAGATCGTCATTGATGGTGCGAGAACATTAGTCGCGAGTCGTGTTGGTACAAATGCGACCGGAAAGTCCCTTGGTTTACGTATACAAGCACCGAATGTGACGGTTCAAAGTCAGGCTGAAGTGACGACAAGGACGGATGGGTTTGGGAAGGCTGGTGGGTTGAGGATTGACACACAAAATTTAGACATTGCTGGTAATGCTCGCATTACTTCGAGTAGTTCTTCCGATCAGCCTGCTGGCAATATTCTGCTGAATACTGAGACCACTAGAATTCAAGACGGTGGTGCAATCTCAGTGAGCGCGACAGGTCAGGCTAATGCTGGGACTTTCTCGCTGACGGGGCGAAGTCTTGAGATTCGGGATGGGGCGATCGCCGCGACGAGCACATCTGGGGAAGGCGGTAATCTTAGGTTTGATTTGAGTGAATATTTATTGTTGGGTGGCAACAGCGAAATTTCTACAACGGCGGGACAGCAAGGCACAGCAGGAAATGGCGGAAATATTCAACTACGCACACCTTTTCTCCTCGCTTTACCTAAAGGTTCTAATCGCATTACGGCCAATGCTTTTACTGGGAATGGCGGCAATGTTGAGATTGTCACCAAGGGCATTTTTAACCCCGATTTCGTCACAATTTCTGCATCTTCTCAATTTGGGCTGAGCGGCACTGTCAATATTAGTGATTTGGAAGTTGACGAAGTGCAGAGCCTTGAAGCATTACAAAGTGAGCTGCTGGATGCTTCTGATCAAATCTCAACAGCTTGCGATACACTTGACAAAAATAGATTTATTGCTGCTGGACGAGGTGGATTACCACCAACGCCATTTCATGGTGCGATAGATGATTCTGTTTGGAGCGATTGGCGCAAAGAACCTCTTCCCCAAGCGACAGAATGGCGGCGATCGCCCAGCGGAGAAATCACATTAACAGCTTGCCGTTAG
- the ispG gene encoding (E)-4-hydroxy-3-methylbut-2-enyl-diphosphate synthase — protein sequence MQTLERQSTNAADLVDTTIHRRKTRPVKIGSVTIGSDFPVVVQSMINEDTLDIEGSVAGIRRLHEIGCEIVRVTVPSMAHAKSLAKIKEKLAATYQTVPLVADVHHNGMKIALEVAKHVDKVRINPGLYVFENSSDERIEYSDDEFKAIGEKIRETLEPLVISLRDQGKAMRIGVNHGSLAERMLFTYGDTPEGMVESALEFIHICQDLDFHNLIISMKASRVPVMLAAYRLMARRMDELGMDYPLHLGVTEAGDGEYGRIKSTAGIGTLLAEGIGDTIRVSLTEAPEKEIPVCYSILQALGLRKTMVEYVACPSCGRTLFNLEEVLHKVREATNHLTGLDIAVMGCIVNGPGEMADADYGYVGKTPGYISLYRGREEIRKVPEDQGVEELINLIKSDDRWVEPPTE from the coding sequence ATGCAAACCCTAGAACGTCAGAGCACAAATGCGGCAGATCTCGTGGATACAACGATCCACCGTCGAAAAACCCGCCCCGTTAAAATTGGGTCTGTGACCATTGGGAGTGATTTTCCCGTTGTTGTCCAGTCCATGATTAATGAAGACACTCTAGATATCGAAGGTTCCGTCGCAGGCATTCGTCGTCTCCACGAAATCGGGTGTGAAATTGTCCGCGTTACTGTGCCGAGTATGGCCCATGCGAAATCCCTCGCCAAAATCAAAGAAAAACTGGCAGCTACTTATCAAACAGTTCCCCTCGTTGCTGATGTTCACCACAACGGTATGAAAATTGCCCTTGAAGTGGCTAAGCATGTAGATAAAGTTCGCATTAATCCGGGTTTATATGTCTTTGAGAATTCGAGTGATGAGCGCATAGAATACTCTGATGATGAATTTAAGGCGATCGGCGAAAAAATCCGTGAAACCTTAGAGCCATTGGTGATTTCTCTGCGCGACCAAGGTAAAGCCATGCGTATCGGTGTAAACCATGGTTCCCTTGCGGAGCGGATGCTATTTACTTATGGTGACACTCCCGAAGGCATGGTGGAGTCCGCTCTAGAATTTATCCATATTTGCCAAGATCTCGATTTCCATAACCTGATCATTTCAATGAAAGCTTCCCGTGTTCCCGTCATGTTGGCAGCTTATCGTTTGATGGCTCGCCGCATGGACGAGTTGGGAATGGACTATCCCCTACACCTTGGCGTAACAGAAGCCGGTGATGGCGAATATGGTCGTATTAAATCTACCGCTGGTATCGGTACGCTTCTGGCAGAAGGCATTGGCGATACCATTCGTGTTTCTCTGACAGAAGCTCCTGAAAAGGAAATTCCAGTTTGCTATAGCATTTTGCAAGCGCTCGGCCTTCGTAAGACAATGGTGGAGTATGTAGCCTGTCCTTCCTGTGGCCGCACATTATTCAATCTTGAGGAAGTGCTTCACAAAGTTCGTGAGGCAACAAATCACCTAACTGGTTTAGATATTGCAGTGATGGGCTGTATCGTAAATGGCCCTGGTGAAATGGCAGATGCGGACTATGGTTATGTGGGTAAGACCCCAGGCTATATTTCTCTATATCGTGGACGCGAAGAGATTCGTAAGGTGCCTGAAGATCAAGGGGTGGAGGAACTCATTAACCTCATTAAATCTGATGATCGTTGGGTTGAGCCGCCGACTGAATAA
- the ebsA gene encoding type IV pilus biogenesis protein EbsA, translating into MSALESIKPASKGEVMIYFPYYPKSKQKSLPHAIGLYQMGSIEGERTIEGGDSIPFVASWYVSKLPSEMTNCRLQFDSQAELSYSVTLPNNEFVDYLIDLLANFRRTRSIDFPKGFYRQLLGLAKE; encoded by the coding sequence ATGTCTGCCCTAGAAAGCATTAAACCAGCCAGCAAAGGTGAAGTAATGATTTACTTCCCTTACTACCCCAAAAGCAAGCAAAAATCCTTGCCCCATGCCATCGGTCTATACCAAATGGGTTCCATCGAAGGGGAGCGCACAATCGAGGGTGGCGATAGTATTCCTTTCGTTGCCAGTTGGTATGTGTCGAAGTTGCCCTCTGAGATGACAAATTGCCGACTCCAGTTCGATTCTCAAGCAGAGCTGAGCTATAGCGTTACTCTGCCGAACAACGAATTTGTAGACTACCTTATTGATCTCCTCGCGAATTTCCGGCGGACACGGAGCATCGATTTTCCGAAAGGCTTTTATCGTCAACTTCTGGGATTAGCAAAAGAATAA
- a CDS encoding response regulator: MSNLDAVPEQDSSLDDSSTTQEVIFVVDDNTVNLSMMSKFLTRVGYSVRVAKDGQSALKKIAYEQPELILLDIMMPGMDGFETCQALKALPETKDIPIIFMTALAETVDKVKGLSVGAVDYITKPFQQDEVLARLRIQLKLRALNKQIESQNAVLHKTVEQLQRTQTQMIAQEKLASLGNLTAGIAHELRNPLNFVINFAESSQELMDELKTEINNNVDQLPADSAANISELIGFLNDNAAATLKHGQRASQIISSMMQHARSDNGIVEDVLINELIAEAIDFAYHSRRAKHHLFNAKIHQNYDSQIQKVQVLPAALSRVIINLLENAFDAVHRHHELQNQESENSNYSPQVWISTNVLEGNKLEIRIRDNGVGIPQELKEKIFDPFVTTKTPGEGTGLGLSISHDIVVGQHGGTLKLNLDLEEGTEFIIVLPKHQ, translated from the coding sequence ATGAGTAATTTAGACGCAGTGCCAGAGCAAGATTCTTCCTTGGATGACTCATCGACCACACAAGAAGTCATTTTTGTGGTCGATGACAATACCGTCAACCTCAGCATGATGTCGAAATTTCTCACCCGGGTTGGCTATAGCGTCCGAGTTGCGAAAGATGGTCAAAGTGCCCTGAAGAAAATTGCCTATGAACAGCCCGAATTAATCTTGCTCGATATTATGATGCCTGGCATGGACGGCTTTGAAACTTGCCAAGCTCTCAAAGCATTACCAGAAACAAAAGACATTCCCATCATTTTTATGACAGCTCTTGCTGAGACTGTAGATAAAGTTAAAGGATTATCCGTTGGTGCTGTGGACTACATCACAAAGCCTTTTCAACAAGATGAAGTTCTGGCCCGTCTCCGCATCCAGCTCAAATTACGCGCTCTCAATAAACAAATTGAATCCCAGAATGCCGTTTTACATAAAACAGTAGAGCAGCTACAACGTACCCAGACCCAAATGATTGCTCAAGAAAAATTAGCATCATTGGGAAATCTCACTGCTGGCATTGCCCATGAATTACGTAATCCATTGAACTTTGTGATCAACTTCGCCGAAAGTTCTCAAGAATTAATGGATGAGCTAAAAACAGAAATCAATAATAATGTTGACCAGCTTCCGGCTGATAGTGCCGCTAATATTAGCGAATTGATTGGATTTTTAAATGACAATGCAGCCGCAACATTAAAACATGGACAGCGGGCGTCTCAAATCATTTCGAGTATGATGCAACATGCCCGTTCTGATAATGGTATTGTTGAAGACGTTTTAATTAATGAACTGATTGCTGAAGCTATTGATTTTGCATACCATAGCCGTCGAGCAAAACATCATTTGTTTAATGCCAAAATTCATCAGAATTATGATTCTCAAATTCAAAAAGTTCAGGTTCTACCTGCTGCATTGAGTCGAGTAATTATTAATCTTCTTGAGAATGCCTTTGATGCGGTGCATAGGCACCATGAATTGCAGAATCAAGAATCTGAGAACTCGAACTATTCACCGCAAGTCTGGATTTCGACTAATGTTCTTGAAGGCAATAAATTAGAAATTCGTATTCGGGATAATGGTGTTGGTATTCCGCAAGAATTAAAAGAGAAAATTTTTGACCCTTTCGTAACAACAAAAACGCCGGGAGAAGGAACAGGTCTTGGCTTATCAATCAGTCATGATATTGTTGTGGGTCAGCATGGTGGGACATTGAAGCTCAATCTTGATTTAGAAGAAGGAACCGAATTTATTATTGTCTTACCTAAACATCAATAG
- a CDS encoding four-carbon acid sugar kinase family protein has protein sequence MRPKIIVLDDDPTGSQTVHSCSLLLRWDVAILREALQDPAPIFFILANTRAMNESEAIATTKEICRNLKAALAAENITDYWLVSRSDSTLRGHFPAETEAIASIFGEFDACFHAPAFFEGGRITRDGTHYIATADSLTPVHETEFAKDRVFGFKDSFLPNYIAEKTNGAIAAKDVDILEPQQSSKNVDDYLLGLSNNKQVVLSATTQQDFDQLVNPLQAATNKGKKFLFRSAASLLTSLANVGKQPVPAEKMATYRQSKKNGIIFVGSYVQKTTDQLTELLQLDDVRGIEIDIYACQNADQRKKLVTAITTQLETLFAKNITPVLFTQRTFQTQKTASEQMIFGQNINQCFQEILLLLPPDLGFIISKGGNTTNQLLSRGLALKTVQLLGQILPGCCLVKTSDSHPKFSNLPIVLFPGNVGDRQGLITTYKRLHKL, from the coding sequence ATGCGCCCAAAGATTATAGTGCTGGACGATGACCCCACTGGTTCTCAAACAGTTCATAGCTGTTCATTACTCTTACGTTGGGATGTGGCAATACTCAGGGAGGCATTGCAAGATCCCGCACCTATTTTCTTCATTTTGGCAAATACTCGCGCGATGAATGAAAGTGAGGCGATCGCCACAACAAAAGAGATTTGCCGAAATCTAAAGGCTGCTCTTGCCGCAGAAAATATCACGGATTATTGGCTGGTCAGTCGTTCTGATTCGACATTACGGGGACATTTTCCAGCAGAAACAGAGGCGATCGCCAGTATTTTTGGCGAGTTTGATGCCTGTTTCCATGCGCCAGCTTTTTTTGAAGGAGGACGCATCACTCGCGACGGAACCCACTACATCGCCACCGCCGACAGTTTAACGCCAGTACACGAAACAGAATTCGCGAAAGATCGGGTATTTGGTTTTAAAGATAGCTTTTTGCCCAACTACATAGCAGAGAAAACAAACGGGGCGATCGCCGCCAAAGATGTTGATATTCTCGAACCTCAACAATCCTCAAAAAATGTAGACGATTATCTATTAGGACTATCCAACAACAAACAAGTCGTTTTGTCAGCCACGACCCAGCAAGATTTTGATCAATTAGTTAACCCTTTACAGGCAGCAACAAACAAAGGCAAGAAATTTCTCTTCCGTAGTGCGGCCAGCTTACTCACTTCCCTTGCAAATGTTGGCAAGCAACCTGTTCCAGCAGAGAAGATGGCTACTTATCGTCAATCAAAAAAAAATGGAATCATTTTCGTTGGTTCCTATGTTCAAAAGACAACAGATCAACTCACTGAACTTTTGCAGCTAGATGATGTACGAGGGATTGAAATTGATATCTATGCTTGCCAGAATGCAGATCAGCGCAAAAAACTAGTCACGGCGATCACCACACAACTAGAAACTCTCTTTGCAAAAAATATCACTCCAGTTTTATTCACCCAGCGAACATTTCAAACTCAAAAGACCGCATCAGAACAAATGATCTTTGGTCAAAATATCAATCAATGTTTTCAGGAGATTTTATTACTATTACCTCCAGATCTTGGCTTCATTATTAGTAAAGGTGGTAACACCACTAATCAACTTTTGAGCCGTGGCTTAGCCCTTAAAACTGTTCAGCTCCTAGGGCAAATTTTGCCTGGTTGTTGTCTCGTAAAAACATCCGATTCCCACCCAAAATTCAGCAATTTACCTATTGTGCTTTTCCCCGGGAATGTGGGCGATCGCCAGGGGCTCATAACAACCTATAAACGTTTACATAAACTTTAA
- the dusA gene encoding tRNA dihydrouridine(20/20a) synthase DusA — translation MECSHLLSVAPMMDRTDRHFRYLMRQITRRTLLHTEMVTTGAIIHGDRPKLLDFDPEEHPISLQLGGDNPADLATCAKVGEDWGYDEINLNVGCPSPRVQQGNFGACLMTQPEVVANCIAAMQNAVNIPVTVKHRIGVDEQDSYEDLCRFVEIVSQTGCDRFSVHARKAWLQGLSPKENRTVPPLRYEDVYRLKQEFPNLWIEINGGITELAQIKNHLEQVNAVMIGRAAYDNPYLFATVDRDIYGEATEPKTRHEIVESMLPYIERSHANGVKLHSISRHMLSIFLGKPGTKAWKRYITEEGRGFEVSREVIEQALALVPQYF, via the coding sequence ATGGAATGCTCTCATCTGCTCAGTGTTGCCCCAATGATGGATCGCACCGATCGTCATTTCCGGTATCTCATGCGCCAAATTACGCGACGGACTTTACTGCACACTGAAATGGTGACCACTGGTGCAATTATTCATGGCGATCGCCCAAAGCTTTTAGATTTTGACCCAGAAGAACATCCTATTTCGCTCCAATTAGGAGGAGATAATCCTGCTGATTTGGCGACCTGTGCAAAAGTGGGAGAAGACTGGGGTTATGACGAAATCAATCTCAATGTTGGTTGTCCCAGTCCCAGGGTGCAGCAAGGAAATTTTGGCGCTTGCTTAATGACTCAGCCTGAGGTTGTGGCTAACTGTATCGCAGCGATGCAAAATGCGGTGAATATTCCTGTGACGGTCAAACATCGTATTGGCGTTGATGAGCAGGATAGTTATGAGGATCTCTGTCGCTTTGTAGAGATTGTGTCCCAAACGGGTTGTGATCGCTTTTCAGTACATGCGCGAAAGGCTTGGCTACAAGGATTGAGCCCGAAAGAAAATCGCACTGTTCCTCCTTTGCGCTACGAGGATGTTTATCGTCTAAAGCAAGAATTTCCAAATCTATGGATTGAAATTAATGGTGGCATTACTGAATTAGCGCAGATTAAAAACCATCTCGAACAGGTTAATGCGGTGATGATTGGACGGGCTGCCTATGATAATCCTTATCTATTTGCCACGGTAGATCGCGATATTTATGGTGAAGCGACAGAGCCAAAAACTCGTCATGAAATTGTGGAGTCAATGTTGCCTTATATCGAGCGTAGCCATGCTAATGGGGTGAAACTGCACAGTATTAGTCGCCATATGTTGTCGATATTTCTTGGTAAACCCGGCACTAAGGCTTGGAAACGCTACATCACGGAAGAAGGGCGTGGCTTTGAAGTGAGTCGTGAGGTAATTGAACAAGCCCTAGCTCTCGTTCCCCAATATTTCTAA
- a CDS encoding diguanylate cyclase domain-containing protein: protein MNAPAAREEKAKILIVDDSITNLKLLAAILAQHNYAMTVVKKAIDALKYLEKNSIDLILLELSMLGSSAYQLCTILKSRIRTKHIPIIFLGGTAQSVDKLKAFSVGASDFITAPNQSIEILARVELHLNLSRQRKKLLTKNKILEVKIKQHRRMEALLLQQTTKLRKEIQQQKDMGELLRLRNIRLKRQANTDPLTHVANRRYFDRYLSREFKHCMREHHPLSLVLCDIDYFKFYNDHYGHQQGDDCLHAVAQILASVANLPNDLVARYGGEEFALILPDTDQEAAIAVVECIQRILDKKHLQHNASEVADRITLSFGGVTLLPNQTCNIAMLIKQADDALYKAKNNGRSRHHWHKSRFESLLTAAPKTLTSHPVPTKINSSPKSPHPVNLSEHARKQVNL from the coding sequence ATGAACGCACCTGCAGCCCGTGAGGAAAAGGCCAAGATTCTAATCGTTGATGACAGCATCACGAATCTTAAGTTGCTCGCGGCGATTTTGGCTCAGCACAATTACGCTATGACAGTGGTAAAAAAGGCAATTGATGCGCTGAAATATTTAGAAAAAAATTCGATTGATCTGATCCTGCTAGAACTCAGCATGTTGGGCTCAAGTGCCTATCAACTCTGCACTATCCTAAAATCTCGTATCAGAACAAAACATATTCCCATCATTTTCCTAGGTGGTACAGCCCAAAGCGTCGATAAACTTAAAGCGTTTTCAGTGGGGGCATCAGATTTTATTACAGCTCCTAATCAAAGCATTGAAATTCTCGCCCGTGTTGAGCTTCATTTAAATCTATCCCGTCAACGAAAAAAGTTACTCACAAAAAATAAAATCCTTGAAGTCAAGATTAAACAGCATCGTCGCATGGAGGCGTTGTTGTTACAGCAAACGACAAAGCTCCGCAAAGAGATCCAACAGCAAAAAGATATGGGGGAACTGCTCCGTCTCCGAAATATTCGTCTCAAACGCCAAGCGAATACGGACCCCCTTACCCATGTCGCGAATCGAAGATATTTTGATAGATATTTATCGCGAGAATTTAAGCACTGTATGCGTGAACATCATCCTCTGTCATTGGTGCTGTGCGATATCGATTATTTCAAGTTCTATAACGACCACTATGGCCATCAACAGGGGGATGACTGCTTACATGCCGTCGCCCAGATTTTAGCGAGCGTGGCGAACCTGCCGAATGATTTAGTAGCCCGTTATGGTGGGGAAGAGTTTGCATTAATTTTGCCGGACACTGATCAAGAGGCGGCGATCGCCGTGGTGGAATGTATCCAACGCATCCTTGATAAAAAACATCTCCAACATAATGCTTCAGAAGTGGCAGATCGAATTACATTGAGCTTTGGTGGTGTGACACTATTACCGAATCAGACTTGTAATATCGCAATGCTCATTAAACAGGCGGATGATGCCTTATACAAAGCAAAAAATAATGGGCGATCGCGACATCATTGGCACAAAAGTCGTTTCGAATCTCTCCTCACAGCTGCCCCAAAAACTTTAACGTCCCATCCTGTACCAACAAAAATCAATTCTTCTCCCAAATCTCCTCACCCAGTAAACTTATCTGAGCACGCCAGAAAACAAGTCAATTTGTAG
- a CDS encoding phosphotransacetylase family protein — protein sequence MGVTQQTQKVIVASTEPYSGKSAVLLGLVQRLKQQNLSVAYSKPIGTVWHDEQGGSFARIEDDLRFFVESLNLTEAEVRSPVLFLDPETLAKRLSGEDDINYPQKLKEDLQDIESDIMFVEAPNSLWEGSIFNLSAGKIADTLDAKILLVIPFHDKLLVDSLLTIQQFLGDRLMGVVINKIPPDMIGTAEQQVKPFLEKRGIDVFGMLPADRILRSVNVRELVSRLNADVLCRGDRLDLMVESLTIGAMNVNSALKYFRQRQNMAVVTGGDRTDLQLAALETSTQCLILTGHVAPQEIILNRAEDLEIPILSVDYDTLTTVEIIDQAFDHVRLQEPIKVEVAQELFQKHFDYDRFMQHLS from the coding sequence ATGGGTGTGACCCAACAAACCCAGAAAGTCATTGTTGCTTCTACCGAACCTTACAGCGGTAAATCGGCCGTCCTTCTCGGTCTGGTGCAACGACTTAAGCAGCAAAATCTTTCGGTTGCCTACAGCAAGCCTATCGGAACGGTTTGGCATGATGAACAGGGTGGTTCTTTTGCCAGAATCGAGGATGATCTGCGGTTTTTTGTGGAGTCTCTCAATCTCACTGAAGCGGAAGTGCGATCACCTGTTTTATTTCTCGATCCAGAGACATTAGCGAAGCGACTTAGTGGCGAAGATGATATTAATTACCCTCAGAAGCTGAAGGAAGATTTGCAGGATATTGAGAGCGATATCATGTTTGTCGAAGCGCCGAATAGCCTTTGGGAAGGCAGTATTTTCAACCTTTCGGCTGGCAAAATTGCAGATACGCTTGACGCTAAAATTTTACTTGTTATTCCCTTCCACGACAAACTCCTCGTTGATAGTTTGCTGACGATACAGCAGTTTTTAGGCGATCGCCTTATGGGTGTGGTTATTAATAAAATTCCACCTGATATGATTGGCACTGCCGAACAGCAAGTTAAACCTTTCCTCGAAAAACGAGGTATCGATGTTTTTGGAATGCTCCCTGCCGACCGGATTCTACGCAGCGTCAATGTGCGTGAGTTGGTGAGTCGATTGAATGCAGATGTCCTCTGCCGTGGTGATCGCCTTGATCTGATGGTGGAAAGCCTCACCATCGGTGCAATGAATGTGAACTCCGCACTCAAGTATTTCCGCCAACGTCAAAATATGGCAGTGGTAACGGGCGGCGATCGCACCGATCTACAATTGGCAGCCCTCGAAACATCGACCCAATGCCTGATTTTGACTGGACATGTTGCACCCCAAGAAATTATCCTTAACCGCGCCGAAGATTTAGAAATACCAATCCTTTCGGTTGATTACGATACCCTCACTACCGTTGAGATTATTGACCAAGCCTTTGACCATGTACGCTTGCAAGAACCCATCAAAGTAGAAGTGGCCCAGGAGTTATTCCAAAAGCATTTCGACTATGATCGCTTTATGCAACACTTATCGTAA